In Bacteroidota bacterium, the following are encoded in one genomic region:
- a CDS encoding T9SS type B sorting domain-containing protein, which translates to LIVLSDYGCKASKTKTVYVNPMPEALFDLNDSAICYNEQHFLVNNLSIVNRDSINQYHWLLDSLAFSNSKVPDFVDSLKAGNHTLELITFTTHGCSDTTNVQFVVHPMPKAEFSINDSFQCFNEQNFIITNLSTVIGDSINKWYWRVDTSLTAPFDTVQGSFPFIDELQAATWNLQLVTKTSNNCTDSITKLITVSPSPISDFSIADTAQCFNGHMISTENISFIQGDSIILNQWIVNNSDTFSNYHIDSLVLQNSGIIDIRLITNTTHGCSDTLVKQAKLFASPLADFSINDSTQCLDSNSFDFTNQSVISDGVMSYQWIIENDTVASEHYDSITFTKWGKYTIQLIATSNQNCTDTTKQNIYVYPMPLAAFIYLNNCLEDTMWFFDSSMVDSGNITKWFWDFKNGSTSGSQNPFTIYYYTGHKSVTLFSTSDFGCVTDTTQFFTIESKVSAPLLERATVVNNEHIFVEWKKPVEGIPKTYHLERSDDGSWWDYLSDEDQGTFNYEDYMVYPDMQSYYYRISVTDSCEFTGEYSNYGKSILLRVDTNEAYPRLTWSSYEEWQEGVSRYELQVKGLDLQSSNNSTYQPVTRIPKPVTFKDSLTNLKAASYCYRVIAYRNGDSLESVSNVLCIPTEFRLFIPNSFTPNGDGVNDIFLPKGIFISEYNIQIFNSWGEKVFESDKLSEGWDGSFRGKTCPLGTYYYSIRAKGANGKSKELSGSLTLLR; encoded by the coding sequence CCTTGATTGTTTTGTCGGATTATGGCTGTAAAGCTAGCAAGACAAAAACGGTGTATGTAAATCCCATGCCTGAAGCTTTGTTTGACCTGAATGATTCTGCAATATGTTATAATGAGCAGCATTTTTTGGTCAATAACTTATCAATTGTCAATAGAGATTCTATCAATCAGTATCACTGGTTATTAGATTCGTTGGCATTTTCCAATTCAAAAGTACCTGACTTTGTAGATTCTTTGAAAGCTGGAAACCACACATTAGAACTTATAACATTTACTACTCATGGATGTTCAGATACGACAAACGTGCAATTTGTGGTTCATCCAATGCCCAAAGCTGAATTTTCCATCAACGATTCATTTCAATGTTTCAATGAGCAAAACTTCATTATCACTAATCTGTCAACAGTAATTGGAGATAGCATTAATAAATGGTACTGGAGAGTTGATACAAGCCTTACAGCACCCTTTGACACTGTGCAGGGTAGTTTTCCTTTTATTGATGAACTTCAGGCTGCCACATGGAATTTACAACTTGTTACCAAGACATCCAACAACTGTACTGATTCCATCACTAAGCTCATTACAGTTAGCCCTTCACCTATTAGTGATTTCAGCATAGCTGATACCGCCCAATGCTTTAATGGACATATGATTTCTACCGAGAATATTTCATTTATTCAAGGTGATAGCATTATTCTAAACCAATGGATAGTTAACAATAGTGACACATTTTCAAATTATCATATAGATTCTCTTGTACTTCAGAATTCTGGAATAATCGATATCAGATTGATCACTAACACTACTCATGGCTGTTCAGATACTCTTGTAAAGCAAGCAAAACTTTTTGCTAGTCCTCTGGCTGATTTCAGCATTAATGACAGTACTCAATGCCTCGATTCCAATAGTTTTGATTTCACGAATCAATCAGTAATCAGTGATGGAGTTATGAGTTATCAGTGGATTATTGAAAATGACACTGTAGCATCAGAACATTATGATTCCATAACATTTACGAAGTGGGGCAAGTACACAATTCAGCTCATAGCAACCAGTAATCAAAACTGCACCGACACAACTAAACAAAATATCTATGTGTATCCGATGCCTTTGGCAGCATTTATTTATCTCAACAATTGCCTAGAAGATACCATGTGGTTTTTTGATAGTTCTATGGTTGATAGTGGTAACATCACTAAATGGTTTTGGGACTTTAAGAATGGTAGTACCAGCGGAAGTCAGAATCCTTTTACGATTTATTATTATACAGGTCACAAATCGGTAACGCTTTTCAGTACCAGTGATTTTGGTTGTGTAACAGATACCACTCAATTCTTTACTATCGAAAGCAAAGTTTCAGCACCATTACTTGAAAGAGCTACCGTAGTAAACAATGAACATATTTTTGTGGAGTGGAAGAAACCTGTTGAGGGTATCCCCAAGACCTATCATCTGGAGCGCTCAGATGATGGGTCTTGGTGGGATTATCTTTCAGATGAGGATCAGGGCACTTTCAACTATGAAGATTATATGGTTTACCCTGATATGCAGAGTTATTATTACAGGATTAGCGTTACTGATAGTTGTGAATTTACAGGTGAGTATTCGAATTATGGGAAGAGTATTTTGCTAAGGGTAGATACCAATGAAGCCTATCCTCGTTTGACATGGTCGTCTTATGAAGAATGGCAAGAGGGAGTTTCGAGATACGAGTTGCAGGTAAAGGGTTTAGATTTACAAAGCTCCAATAATAGTACTTACCAACCCGTAACCCGTATCCCAAAACCCGTAACTTTCAAAGACAGTCTGACTAATCTTAAAGCAGCCTCCTACTGCTACCGTGTGATAGCTTACCGAAACGGAGATAGCTTAGAGTCCGTTTCCAATGTCCTCTGCATACCAACTGAGTTTCGATTATTTATTCCAAACTCTTTCACTCCAAATGGAGATGGTGTTAATGACATTTTCCTGCCAAAAGGCATCTTTATTTCAGAGTACAATATTCAGATTTTTAATAGCTGGGGTGAAAAGGTATTTGAAAGTGATAAGCTAAGTGAAGGTTGGGATGGAAGCTTTAGAGGAAAGACCTGCCCTTTAGGTACTTATTACTATAGCATTCGCGCCAAAGGGGCAAATGGGAAGAGTAAAGAGTTGAGTGGTAGTTTGACTTTATTGAGGTGA
- a CDS encoding transposase, whose product MKKKKSYPLLYKLAYAIGKEKELVPRSEQLKIPKQTKYYWRSLPETSIVKLEDQLQISKEVKQVITDNNISSIHYRKLLMITARIHFKSVDFIGEKNYIKILERNKREFVNLIEAYSNILTRDTLLKWFKVQPRKYLVWYYQIQYECDSSKILLCAKKFPQQLTIREFTIIEKALFDPNFRNWPKCAIHADLVKRKLLTISRSTFYKHASKILPSSNRKQGKRKKHKPLRAMRINEYWHFDISYFRTLNGEKQYIYAIIDNFSRKILAWRCEDKIRNSIVCEMLEEALGIKIKASLTLVSDGGSENIGNNIRKIVEYYKLFYNSEISHKIALKDIRYSNSMIERFFRIMKSDYLYIQHAENPGILIKQLKSLIIEYNFIRPHYSLGYLTPDEKFRGLPQPDLSERIKKAREKRNLKNKTCNCMKCTCS is encoded by the coding sequence ATGAAAAAGAAGAAATCGTATCCACTTCTTTACAAGTTAGCATATGCTATTGGTAAAGAAAAAGAACTTGTTCCAAGAAGCGAACAGTTAAAGATTCCCAAACAAACTAAATACTATTGGAGAAGCTTACCTGAGACAAGTATTGTTAAACTCGAGGATCAATTGCAAATAAGCAAAGAGGTCAAACAAGTTATCACTGATAATAATATTAGCTCAATTCATTACAGGAAACTTCTTATGATTACTGCAAGAATCCATTTTAAATCAGTTGATTTCATTGGTGAAAAAAACTATATTAAAATATTAGAAAGAAATAAAAGAGAATTTGTTAATCTAATAGAAGCTTATTCAAACATTCTAACTCGTGATACACTATTAAAATGGTTTAAGGTACAACCAAGGAAATACCTTGTTTGGTATTACCAAATTCAATATGAATGTGATTCTAGTAAAATACTCCTTTGTGCTAAGAAGTTTCCTCAGCAACTAACGATTAGAGAATTTACAATCATTGAAAAAGCACTTTTTGATCCAAATTTTAGGAACTGGCCTAAATGTGCTATTCATGCTGATTTAGTAAAACGAAAGCTACTTACTATATCAAGATCTACTTTTTACAAACATGCATCTAAAATACTACCTTCATCAAATAGGAAGCAAGGAAAACGTAAAAAACATAAGCCTTTACGTGCGATGAGGATAAATGAATATTGGCATTTCGATATCAGTTATTTTAGAACGCTAAACGGAGAAAAGCAATATATATATGCAATTATCGATAATTTTAGCCGTAAAATATTAGCATGGAGGTGTGAAGATAAGATACGTAATTCTATTGTTTGTGAAATGTTAGAAGAAGCATTGGGTATTAAGATAAAAGCAAGCTTGACATTAGTAAGTGATGGAGGATCAGAAAACATTGGGAATAATATTCGAAAAATTGTTGAATATTATAAACTGTTTTATAATTCTGAAATATCGCACAAAATAGCTTTAAAAGATATTAGATATAGTAATTCTATGATTGAGCGTTTTTTTAGGATAATGAAATCTGATTATCTTTATATCCAACATGCTGAAAACCCAGGAATACTAATTAAACAATTAAAATCTTTGATAATTGAATACAATTTTATCAGACCACACTACTCTTTGGGTTATTTGACACCTGATGAAAAATTTAGAGGACTTCCGCAACCCGACCTATCTGAAAGGATTAAAAAAGCAAGGGAAAAAAGGAATCTAAAAAACAAAACATGCAATTGTATGAAATGTACTTGCTCATGA